The nucleotide sequence TAATACTCCGAATACCCAAACCACCCTCCGACTTAGGTAAGCAAATATCTTTCCAAGCCACTTTAGAACGAACCGGGCCCCGAGCACCACCATTCCAAAGAAAACGACGCATACATTTTTCAAGATCTTTCACAATTCTGACCGGAAGCATGAAAACGGAGGCCCAATAAGAATACATCGCTGAAATAACCGAATTAATCAACTGGAGCCTACCCGCGAAAGACAATGACTTAGACACCCAGTTATCAATCCTCCTATGAACTCTTTCCACCAGAATCTTACAATCACTGTAAGCAAGTCTTGAAGACACCAAAGGGACTCCAAGATAACGAACAGGGAGGGATCCCTCCTGAAACGGCATTAGCCGCAAAATTTGATTCTTTGTAAGGGAAGGAACATTGCCGAAAAAAATTGTACTTTTAGGGGCACTTGGAACCAAACCCGAAATCCTTGTAAACATGTTGAGCGCGTCCCGTAAGAGCTTAACCGAGAGGGTATCTGCATGAGCAAAGATAAATAAATCATCGGCAAAAGAAACATTAACAATCTTCTGTTTGGCACACTGCGGATGAAACTTAAACCCTGAGCCAATTTTCGAAGCACGCTGAAGCAGGAGAGAAAGAACTTCCATAACCAATGTGAACAAGTAAGGAGACAAAGGATCACCCTGTCTAAGACCTCTCTTGCCACTAAAGTAACCATGCAGCTCACCATTGATACTCAAAGAATAGGAAACTGTAGACACACTTTTCATAATCCACATGACCATTTTCCTATGAAAACCGAAACCCTCCAagatagctttaagaaaagaccAATTGACCGTGTCATAAGCCTTTTGGATATCAATCTTCAAGGCACATCTAGCCGGACCTCTATCAAGATGGTAGTTATGCATAAGCTCCTGCGTTAGAAGAATGTTATCGGTAATTTTGCGGCCAGGGATAAAAGCTGACTGATTAATGCTAACTAACCCATCCAAGCTCCCTTTAATTCTATCCGTAATAATCTTGCTAATGCATTTAAAGAGGACATTACAGCAGGATATCGGCCTATAATCAAGAACCGAATTAGGAGAATCCTTTTTAGGAATTAAAGCAATAATAGTGTGATTAATCTGCTTCAACATTTGGCCATTCTCAAAAAAATCCAGAACTGCATTCGTCACTTGATCTCCTACCACTTCCCACGAATGTTTAAAAAAAGCCGATGTATACCCATCCGGACCTGGCGCTTTGTTCTCACCAATACTAAACATAGCTTTTTTAACCTCATCTCGGGTAACCGACCGCACCATATGATTAGCCGAGAGAGCATTCAAAGTGTTAGCACATAAATCTCCAAAGTCAAAATCGTCCACCTGGTACTCCATACCCAAGAAGTTCGTATAGTGATTAAGAAAAGCCGTAGAAACGTGATCACCCTCGAACTGGTTCCCTTGCGCATCCTGAATACTAGAAATTTTATTCCTAGCATTTCTGCTTTGCACACATTTATGGAAGAACCTCGTGTTTGAATCCCCCGCACTCAACCATTCAACCTTGGCTTTCTGTTTAAGAAAGCACTCCTCATCATAAGCAGCCGATTGAAAATCCAGAAGACATGTGGCAAGCTCATCCCGAAGAAGCAAATCCAAGGGATTTGCATCCACTTGGTTCTGAATATTATCAAGTTTAACCCGCAAATCCTCAACCCTTTTATGCAAGTTGCCTTGCTGAAAAAGAATTTTACGAAAGAGAGGCTTCAAATTTCTCATCTTTTTAACAACCGCAAACATGGAATGACCGTGAATCTCCTTAGCCCACTCCGCTGAAACAACCTGCTTGAACTCGGGTTTTGAAACAATGAAATTCGGAAATTTAAACGGTTTCGGTTTAGTGTTAATCGCCGAAGAAAACTTGAATATGCACGGAGAATGATCCGACAAGCGGGCCGGTTTGAACAAGGCATACCCATTCGGAAATAAATCCAGAAACTTTAGATTACCCATGACCCGATCCAGCTTCTTCATAACTCCAATACCCTCTCTCGGTTTTTGGTTCCACGTAAAGTGGATGCCATGACTCGGAACATCTAACAATTCAGTCTCCTTAATACATTCAAAAAACTCCCTCATGCCAATAGAATGATTCGAGGGACCGGATAAACAATCTTCCATATTGAGAGCAACATTGAAATCCCCCATGACAATCCATGGCTTATCACGAGCCAAAGCATTAAAGCTACAAAGATCTTCCCAAAGAGCACGACGATCATGGTATCTGTTTTCCGCATAAACAAATGAACAGAAAAAAATTCTATTATTAGCTTTTACCAGAACTTGAGTATGCATCACCTGGTCAGTCTGCGAGATCACCATAATATCAACTACATCAGAATTCCACCCAAGAATAATTCTAGTACCTCTGGGACATAACCCCCCATTCGACGTCCAATTCCAGCCGCTAAAAACTTTGTTACAAATAACCGAAAGTTTATTAATATGGATGTGCGATTCTAACACTGCACAAATATTCAGCTTGTGTTCAGCAATGAGAACCCGAACCTCAGCTTGTTTAAGGGGCCGGTTCAAACCCCTAATATTCCAAGCAGCTACACTATCCATGTAAACCCTTAaaaccgggagtgcttgccccctcagcaTTGCTACCAAGCGATTTGTTGCTCATAAAATTAGACATTTCCGTTGGCACAACCTCAACAACTTCTTCCTCATAGTCGTCAAACGGGCTACTAGGATCACCCACTTTTGGCTCCGTTGACTTCACATTACCAGGAGGGATATCAGCACCCCCATCCGATTTAGACAAAACTTCAAATGGGTTTTTAGTCTCTACATTGGCCTTCACGGTAGAATCCGGCTTATCATCCTTAGTACCTGAAGTGCTCGCACCCGAGTTACCTATTTTCGGCCTGTACACAAAATTTGCCCTCTGTTTCTTTTGCAAAACACGCTTCCTAGCCACTTTCCTCTCATCAGTTACGAAACCCTCATCATCAATCACAACCTGCTTAGCTTTTGGAACTATATTCTTTGGGCAGGATTGATCACTATGACCAAAAACACAGCAAGTCGAGCACCTCTGAGGTTTCCATTCATATTCAACCTTCACCTTATGAG is from Helianthus annuus cultivar XRQ/B chromosome 9, HanXRQr2.0-SUNRISE, whole genome shotgun sequence and encodes:
- the LOC110943104 gene encoding uncharacterized protein LOC110943104, with the translated sequence MMNAEGFFFFKFDSKEGMMKVLEGGPWLIRKMPLFLNVWSPSVSLKKECIKSVPIWVKMHNVPIAIYTDDGLSLLASKLGTPKRLDGYTADMCVDNWGRSSFARALIEISADNELKDYITVAIPNLVEDGYVTHKVKVEYEWKPQRCSTCCVFGHSDQSCPKNIVPKAKQVVIDDEGFVTDERKVARKRVLQKKQRANFVYRPKIGNSGASTSGTKDDKPDSTVKANVETKNPFEVLSKSDGGADIPPGNVKSTEPKVGDPSSPFDDYEEEVVEVVPTEMSNFMSNKSLGSNAEGASTPGFKGLHG